The DNA segment TATAAACAAGAGGAATTCCGATAAAACTGGATAAGTGCATAATAAGGTAAACTATTAATATAAAACCATATTCTTTTTTCAAATTTAGTTGAACCCCTTTATTTTTGTTAGGATACGATAAATAAGATAGCCGCTGCTATTTCACTTGATGAATCCCATACTTCATTTTAATCGTTTTCGTACATATTTTTCAAATAGACCGTTTTTGTAAATGGAGGAATCCCAATCTTCTACTTAACATCTCCTCAAAATATGCATGTATATTTTTTCCTGAATTTTATACAATAAAGAGGGTGTGTTGGAAAATTTTTTTGAGCATCACCCTTGCAAAATAAATCTGGATTATTTATTATAATAATTGTGTTAGCACTCAGGTGAGACGAGTGCTAATAAAAAATGATATTACATATATTTAGAGGAGGTTGTTTCACTTGTTAAAACCATTAGGTGATCGCGTCGTAATTGAGCTAGTCGAATCAGAAGAAAAAACTGCTAGCGGTATCGTTTTACCGGATTCAGCAAAGGAAAAACCACAAGAAGGTAAAGTAGTGGCTGTTGGAACTGGCCGCGTACTTGACAACGGTGAGCGTGTTGCTCTAGAAGTTGCTGTCGATAACCGCATCATCTTCTCAAAATATTCTGGTACAGAAGTGAAATACCAAGGAAAAGAATACTTAATTCTTCGTGAAAGTGACATTCTAGCTGTAATTAGCGAGTAATATAGTTAAACGAAATAGACCATTTTTTCATAATTTAAGGGAGGTTTTTTAAATGGCAAAAGAGATTAAATTCTCAGAAGAAGCACGTCGCGCAATGCTTCGCGGGGTTGATCAATTAGCAGATGCTGTAAAAGTAACTCTTGGACCTAAAGGACGTAACGTAGTTCTCGAGAAAAAATTTGGTTCACCTCTTATTACAAATGACGGTGTAACAATCGCGAAAGAAATCGAACTTGAAGATGCATTCGAAAACATGGGGGCAAAGCTTGTAGCTGAAGTAGCAAGCAAAACAAATGATGTAGCGGGTGACGGAACAACTACTGCAACTGTTCTTGCTCAAGCCATGATCAGTGAAGGTTTGAAAAACGTTACAGCTGGTGCGAACCCAGTTGGAGTACGTAAAGGAATGGAAAAAGCAGTACAAGTAGCTGTCGAAGAATTAAAAACGATTTCTAAGCCAATCGAAGGCAAAGAATCTATCGCACAAGTTGCGGCTATTTCTTCAGCTGATGATGAAGTAGGTAAATTAATTGCAGAAGCAATGGAACGTGTAGGAAACGATGGTGTCATCACAATCGAAGAATCTAAAGGATTCACAACAGAATTAGATGTTGTAGAAGGAATGCAATTTGACCGAGGATATGCTTCTCCATACATGGTAACTGATTCTGATAAAATGGAAGCGATTCTTGAAAATCCATATATTTTAATTACAGACAAAAAGATCACTTCTATTCAAGAAATTCTACCTGTTTTAGAACAAGTTGTTCAACAAGGTAAACCACTTTTACTGATTGCTGAAGATGTTGAAGGGGAAGCACTTGCTACATTAGTAGTGAACAAACTTCGTGGAACATTCAATGCAGTAGCAGTAAAAGCTCCTGGATTTGGTGATCGTCGTAAAGCAATGCTTGAAGATATCGCCATCCTAACTGGCGGTGAAGTGATCACTGAAGATCTAGGACTTGATCTTAAATCAGCTACAATCGAACAACTTGGCCGTGCAGCGAAAGTTGTTGTAACAAAAGAAAACACAACAATTGTTGAAGGTTCTGGAAACTCAGACCAAATTTCTGCACGCGTAAATCAAATCCGCGTTCAATTAGAAGAAACAACTTCTGAATTTGATCGTGAAAAATTACAAGAACGTCTTGCTAAATTAGCTGGCGGTGTTGCAGTTATCAAAGTGGGTGCTGCTACAGAAACTGAACTAAAAGAACGTAAACTTCGCATTGAAGACGCATTAAACGCAACTCGTGCGGCAGTTGAAGAAGGAATTGTTTCTGGTGGTGGTACAGCACTAGTAAACGTATACAATAAAGTGGCTGCTATTGAAGCAGAAGGCGATGTGGCAACAGGTGTGAAAATCGTTCTTCGTGCTCTTGAAGAACCAGTACGCCAAATTGCCCACAATGCCGGTCTTGAAGGATCTGTCGTTGTCGATCGCCTAAAACGCGAAGAAGTAGGAATCGGCTTTAACGCAGCTACTGGCGAATGGGTAAACATGATCGATAGCGGTATCGTGGACCCAACAAAAGTTTCACGTTCAGCCCTTCAAAACGCAGCATCCGTTGCTTCTATGTTCTTAACAACAGAAGCAGTCGTTGCTGACAAACCAGAAGAAAACGCTGGCGGCGGAATGGGAATGCCAGACATGGGCGGAATGGGCGGCATGATGTAATTTAGCCTAATAAACCCTTATATATAAAGGGTTTGAAGGTTAAAACATCATTTTAGGTGCCGAAAAGGTGTTCGAACCTTTCCAAAACAAAAAAATTAGAGGCTTCTCATTAGTTGAGCAAACTTTTGGGAAGCTTCTTTTTTTGTTTCTTGGGTTATATGGGGGTAGACATTATTTGTGATTTAATCATCTGAATGGTCAAGTCTGTCCATAATTTGTTTGAATGAACACCGGGTTT comes from the Oikeobacillus pervagus genome and includes:
- the groL gene encoding chaperonin GroEL (60 kDa chaperone family; promotes refolding of misfolded polypeptides especially under stressful conditions; forms two stacked rings of heptamers to form a barrel-shaped 14mer; ends can be capped by GroES; misfolded proteins enter the barrel where they are refolded when GroES binds), which produces MAKEIKFSEEARRAMLRGVDQLADAVKVTLGPKGRNVVLEKKFGSPLITNDGVTIAKEIELEDAFENMGAKLVAEVASKTNDVAGDGTTTATVLAQAMISEGLKNVTAGANPVGVRKGMEKAVQVAVEELKTISKPIEGKESIAQVAAISSADDEVGKLIAEAMERVGNDGVITIEESKGFTTELDVVEGMQFDRGYASPYMVTDSDKMEAILENPYILITDKKITSIQEILPVLEQVVQQGKPLLLIAEDVEGEALATLVVNKLRGTFNAVAVKAPGFGDRRKAMLEDIAILTGGEVITEDLGLDLKSATIEQLGRAAKVVVTKENTTIVEGSGNSDQISARVNQIRVQLEETTSEFDREKLQERLAKLAGGVAVIKVGAATETELKERKLRIEDALNATRAAVEEGIVSGGGTALVNVYNKVAAIEAEGDVATGVKIVLRALEEPVRQIAHNAGLEGSVVVDRLKREEVGIGFNAATGEWVNMIDSGIVDPTKVSRSALQNAASVASMFLTTEAVVADKPEENAGGGMGMPDMGGMGGMM
- the groES gene encoding co-chaperone GroES gives rise to the protein MLKPLGDRVVIELVESEEKTASGIVLPDSAKEKPQEGKVVAVGTGRVLDNGERVALEVAVDNRIIFSKYSGTEVKYQGKEYLILRESDILAVISE